From one Micromonospora siamensis genomic stretch:
- a CDS encoding NAD(P)H-dependent glycerol-3-phosphate dehydrogenase: MSGHVAVLGAGSWGTAFAKILADAGRDVTVWARRAPVAEAMRVHRRNPEYLPELLLPDRVSATGDPVEAITGAELVVLAVPSQTLRGNLAEWVPHLHPDATLVSLMKGIELGTTKRMSEVIVETAGVTGDRVVVVSGPNLAPEIAAEQPAATVVAGTDPGRATLVQTSIRTPYFRPYTNDDVIGCELGGAVKNVIALAYGIATAMGFGDNTRAMLMTRGLAETARLGVALGADPITFAGLAGMGDLVASCSSPLARNRTFGEHLGRGETLEQAQAATRQTAEGVKSCLAIRDLARAHGVEMPITEQIERICHEGMDPRLAVDTLMSRTAKPESYE, encoded by the coding sequence GTGAGCGGACACGTGGCGGTGCTCGGAGCGGGCTCCTGGGGCACCGCGTTCGCCAAGATCCTCGCCGACGCCGGCCGGGACGTGACGGTGTGGGCCCGTCGGGCTCCGGTGGCCGAGGCGATGCGTGTCCACCGGCGCAACCCGGAGTACCTGCCGGAGCTGCTGCTGCCGGACCGGGTGTCGGCGACCGGCGACCCGGTCGAGGCGATCACCGGCGCCGAGCTGGTGGTCCTCGCCGTGCCGTCGCAGACGCTGCGCGGCAACCTCGCCGAGTGGGTGCCCCACCTGCACCCCGACGCCACCCTGGTCTCCCTGATGAAGGGGATCGAGCTGGGCACCACCAAGCGGATGAGCGAGGTGATCGTGGAGACCGCCGGGGTGACCGGTGACCGGGTGGTCGTGGTCTCCGGTCCCAACCTCGCCCCGGAGATCGCCGCCGAGCAACCCGCGGCCACCGTGGTCGCCGGCACCGACCCGGGCCGGGCCACCCTGGTCCAGACGTCGATCCGGACGCCGTACTTCCGGCCGTACACCAACGACGACGTGATCGGCTGCGAGCTGGGCGGGGCGGTCAAGAACGTCATCGCCCTGGCGTACGGCATCGCCACGGCGATGGGTTTCGGCGACAACACCCGGGCGATGCTGATGACCCGGGGGCTGGCCGAGACCGCCCGGCTGGGCGTGGCGCTCGGCGCCGACCCGATCACCTTCGCCGGCCTGGCCGGAATGGGCGACCTGGTGGCCTCCTGCTCGTCGCCGCTGGCCCGCAACCGCACCTTCGGCGAGCACCTGGGTCGTGGCGAGACGCTGGAGCAGGCGCAGGCGGCGACGCGGCAGACCGCCGAGGGCGTGAAGAGCTGCCTGGCCATCCGGGACCTGGCCCGGGCGCACGGGGTGGAGATGCCGATCACCGAGCAGATCGAGCGGATCTGCCACGAAGGGATGGACCCGCGGCTGGCCGTGGACACCCTGATGAGCCGGACCGCCAAGCCGGAGTCGTACGAATGA
- the cofC gene encoding 2-phospho-L-lactate guanylyltransferase, which produces MRQPTWTVVVPVKRLDVAKSRLRGALPVVPHEDLALALAADTVRAVRACPAVAEVLVVTGDDRVAAELAAAGARLVPEPPGGGLNGAFRHGASVATGGRWVAGLTSDLPALRPAELAQALTAAQDGPAGVRRFVADAPGTGTVLLAAPPGVPLEPRFGVGSAAAHAAGGAVPLAGAWPTLRRDVDTAADLAAAARLGLGPATAALLDAAPAG; this is translated from the coding sequence GTGCGTCAGCCGACCTGGACCGTGGTGGTGCCGGTGAAGCGCCTCGACGTGGCGAAGAGCCGGCTGCGGGGCGCCCTGCCGGTCGTACCCCACGAGGACCTGGCCCTGGCTCTGGCGGCCGACACGGTCCGCGCGGTGCGGGCCTGTCCCGCGGTCGCCGAGGTGCTGGTGGTCACCGGCGACGACCGGGTCGCGGCGGAACTGGCGGCGGCGGGGGCCCGGCTGGTGCCGGAGCCGCCGGGCGGCGGGTTGAACGGCGCGTTCCGGCACGGCGCGTCCGTGGCCACCGGCGGGCGGTGGGTGGCCGGGCTGACCTCCGACCTGCCGGCGCTGCGCCCGGCCGAGCTGGCACAGGCGCTCACCGCCGCCCAGGACGGGCCGGCCGGGGTACGCCGGTTCGTGGCCGACGCCCCGGGCACCGGCACCGTACTGCTGGCCGCGCCGCCGGGCGTACCCCTGGAGCCGCGCTTCGGGGTCGGCTCGGCGGCGGCGCACGCGGCCGGCGGGGCGGTGCCGCTGGCCGGGGCCTGGCCGACGCTGCGCCGCGACGTGGACACCGCCGCCGACCTGGCCGCCGCCGCCCGGCTCGGGCTCGGCCCGGCCACCGCGGCCCTGCTCGACGCCGCCCCCGCCGGCTGA
- a CDS encoding NUDIX hydrolase: MAAVTRIHAAGGVVWRPTDDGVQVCLVHRPRYGDWSLPKGKLERGEHPLLAAVREVAEETDVRAVPQVRLPTVGYRSEGLPKTVDYWSMRAVGEGGFQPGTEVDDVRWLPVDDAVRLVSYPHDAEVLATFAALAPVTGAVVLVRHAQAGKRATWSGPDTGRPLDATGQVQARRLAPLVAVVRPVRLLSASPRRCRQTLDPAAALLDLPIEVLGDLDEPEPGQQPDECRLAVAARLAELGGAGEPVGVCSQGKVIPGALELLTGRADDFTTPKGGGWLLAFAGQRLVGADRL, encoded by the coding sequence ATGGCTGCCGTGACCCGCATCCACGCCGCCGGCGGCGTGGTCTGGCGCCCGACCGACGACGGCGTGCAGGTGTGTCTGGTGCACCGCCCCCGCTACGGCGACTGGTCGCTGCCGAAGGGGAAGCTGGAGCGGGGTGAGCACCCGCTGCTGGCCGCCGTCCGCGAGGTCGCCGAGGAGACCGACGTGCGGGCGGTGCCGCAGGTGCGCCTGCCCACCGTGGGCTACCGCAGCGAGGGACTACCCAAGACGGTCGACTACTGGTCGATGCGGGCCGTCGGCGAGGGCGGTTTCCAGCCGGGCACCGAGGTGGACGACGTCCGCTGGCTCCCGGTCGACGACGCCGTGCGCCTGGTCAGCTATCCGCACGACGCGGAGGTGCTGGCCACGTTCGCCGCGCTGGCCCCGGTGACCGGCGCCGTGGTGCTGGTCCGGCACGCCCAGGCCGGCAAGCGGGCGACCTGGTCGGGGCCGGACACCGGCCGGCCGCTGGACGCCACCGGGCAGGTGCAGGCCCGCCGGCTGGCTCCGCTGGTCGCCGTGGTCCGCCCGGTACGCCTGCTCTCCGCCTCCCCCCGGCGTTGCCGGCAGACCCTCGATCCGGCGGCGGCGCTGCTCGACCTGCCGATCGAGGTGCTGGGCGACCTGGACGAGCCGGAGCCCGGTCAGCAGCCCGACGAGTGCCGGTTGGCCGTGGCGGCCCGCCTGGCCGAGCTGGGCGGCGCGGGTGAGCCGGTCGGGGTGTGCAGCCAGGGCAAGGTGATCCCGGGTGCGTTGGAACTGCTGACCGGCCGGGCGGACGACTTCACCACGCCGAAGGGCGGGGGGTGGCTGCTGGCCTTCGCGGGGCAGCGGCTGGTCGGCGCCGACCGGCTCTGA
- a CDS encoding HU family DNA-binding protein, which translates to MNKAELIEALAVRLGDRKTATAALDAVLAEVQAAVTKGEKVAITGFGAFEKRVRGARTARNPRTGEAVKVKKTSVPTFRPGAGFKEMVASGKVAKAAAPAKKTTTAAAKTTGTKATGAKATGAKATGAKATGAKATGAKATGAKATAAKKTTTAKATAAKKTTAATKKTTAAKATKTTATKKATPAKSAAKSTAAKKTTAAASRSTAAKKAPAKKAPAKKAATKR; encoded by the coding sequence GTGAACAAGGCCGAGCTCATCGAGGCGCTCGCCGTTCGCCTGGGGGACCGGAAAACGGCGACGGCCGCGCTCGACGCGGTTCTCGCTGAGGTCCAGGCGGCGGTCACCAAGGGCGAGAAGGTGGCGATCACCGGATTCGGAGCGTTCGAAAAGCGTGTCCGGGGCGCCCGAACAGCGCGCAACCCGCGGACCGGCGAGGCGGTGAAGGTCAAGAAGACCTCCGTCCCGACGTTCCGCCCGGGGGCCGGTTTCAAGGAGATGGTGGCCAGCGGCAAGGTGGCGAAGGCCGCCGCGCCGGCCAAGAAGACCACCACCGCGGCGGCGAAGACCACCGGCACCAAGGCGACCGGGGCGAAGGCCACCGGCGCCAAGGCCACGGGTGCGAAGGCGACCGGCGCGAAGGCGACCGGAGCGAAGGCCACCGGCGCGAAGGCGACGGCGGCGAAGAAGACCACCACCGCCAAGGCGACGGCGGCGAAGAAGACCACCGCCGCCACCAAGAAGACCACGGCGGCCAAGGCGACCAAGACCACGGCCACCAAGAAGGCCACGCCGGCGAAGAGCGCCGCGAAGTCCACCGCGGCGAAGAAGACCACCGCTGCGGCCAGCCGCAGCACGGCGGCCAAGAAGGCCCCGGCGAAGAAGGCTCCGGCCAAGAAGGCAGCGACCAAGCGCTGA
- a CDS encoding IclR family transcriptional regulator translates to MSGVGVLDKAVVILAACVDGASLAELVERTKLPRATAHRLAQALEIHRMLVRDTQGRWRPGPRLGELANAAPDVLLTAAEPLLAALRDATGESAQLYLRRADERICVAAAERASGLRDTVPVGSVLPMTAGSGAQILLAWEPPEAVMPLLPRSKFTGRTLAEVRRRGWAQSVAEREAGVASVSAPIRDRTGRVIAAISISGPIERLGRRPGERHAMAIVRAGQRLSGL, encoded by the coding sequence ATGAGTGGCGTGGGCGTACTCGACAAGGCGGTGGTCATCCTGGCCGCCTGCGTCGACGGCGCCAGCCTGGCCGAACTCGTCGAGCGCACCAAGCTGCCCCGGGCCACCGCGCACCGGTTGGCCCAGGCGCTGGAGATCCATCGCATGCTCGTCCGGGACACCCAGGGCCGATGGCGTCCGGGCCCGCGCCTGGGTGAGCTCGCCAACGCCGCGCCCGACGTGCTGCTGACGGCGGCCGAACCGCTGCTGGCCGCGCTCCGGGACGCCACCGGCGAGAGCGCGCAGCTCTACCTGCGCCGGGCCGACGAGCGGATCTGCGTGGCCGCCGCCGAACGGGCCAGCGGCCTGCGGGACACCGTCCCGGTGGGCTCCGTGCTGCCCATGACGGCGGGTTCCGGGGCACAGATCCTGCTGGCCTGGGAGCCCCCCGAGGCGGTCATGCCGCTGCTCCCCCGCTCCAAGTTCACCGGCCGCACCCTCGCCGAGGTGCGCCGTCGGGGCTGGGCGCAGAGCGTCGCGGAACGGGAGGCCGGGGTGGCCAGCGTCTCCGCCCCGATTCGGGACCGCACCGGCCGCGTCATCGCCGCGATCAGCATCTCCGGCCCGATCGAACGCCTCGGTCGCCGCCCGGGCGAGCGCCACGCGATGGCCATCGTCCGCGCCGGTCAGCGCCTCTCCGGCCTCTGA
- a CDS encoding lysophospholipid acyltransferase family protein, with translation MTRRRLGFWQRFAVVLVKPVMTVWTRRTWRGTEHLREPGGVIIVPNHLSHADPLVSAHFVYDSGRWPQFLGKASVFRVPVIGWILHRCRQIPVERGTVDAVKSLDKLVAALDAGGAVVIYPEGTTTRHPDMWPMKGKTGAARLALATGAPVVPVAMWGPEKIFDPRTNRLSLRPRIPVTVVAGPPVDLSRWAGATPTRATLEEMTDAIMLRLRDMLAEIRGGTPPPLWERPGRIRPTDQRPEAAA, from the coding sequence GTGACACGGCGCAGGCTGGGATTCTGGCAACGGTTCGCCGTGGTGCTGGTCAAGCCCGTGATGACCGTCTGGACCCGGCGCACCTGGCGGGGTACGGAACACCTGCGCGAGCCCGGCGGCGTCATCATCGTGCCCAACCACCTCTCGCACGCCGACCCGCTGGTCTCCGCCCACTTCGTCTACGACTCCGGCCGTTGGCCGCAGTTCCTCGGCAAGGCCAGCGTGTTCCGGGTCCCGGTGATCGGCTGGATCCTGCACCGGTGCAGGCAGATCCCGGTGGAGCGGGGCACGGTCGACGCGGTGAAGTCCCTGGACAAGCTGGTCGCCGCGCTCGACGCGGGTGGCGCCGTGGTGATCTACCCGGAGGGCACCACCACCCGCCATCCCGACATGTGGCCGATGAAGGGCAAGACCGGGGCGGCGCGGCTCGCGCTGGCGACCGGCGCGCCGGTCGTGCCGGTGGCGATGTGGGGGCCGGAGAAGATCTTCGACCCGCGCACCAACCGGTTGAGCCTGCGCCCGCGGATCCCGGTCACGGTGGTGGCCGGCCCGCCGGTGGACCTGAGCCGGTGGGCCGGGGCCACCCCCACCCGGGCCACCCTGGAGGAGATGACCGACGCGATCATGCTTCGGCTGCGCGACATGCTCGCCGAGATCCGGGGCGGCACACCGCCGCCCCTGTGGGAACGTCCCGGCCGGATCCGGCCCACCGACCAGCGCCCGGAGGCGGCAGCGTGA
- a CDS encoding cold-shock protein, which yields MQGTVATYDAQSRSGLLLLDDGTELPFPARAFDASGLRLLRLGQRVRVDVDAQGEVVRVTLPTMA from the coding sequence ATGCAGGGCACCGTGGCGACCTACGACGCGCAGAGCCGCAGCGGCCTGCTGCTCCTCGACGACGGCACCGAGCTGCCGTTCCCCGCCCGGGCCTTCGACGCCTCGGGCCTGCGGCTGCTGCGCCTGGGCCAGCGGGTGCGGGTGGACGTCGACGCGCAGGGCGAGGTGGTCCGGGTCACCCTGCCGACGATGGCGTGA
- a CDS encoding fumarylacetoacetate hydrolase family protein — protein sequence MRIARFAHAKGMSFGVVEGEPEAGPQGLTIAEIEGHPFGSIQFSGARWALSDVRLLSPILPSKVVCVGRNYAEHAAEHGSEVPKEPLLFLKPSTSVIGPRDAIRLPVFSKQVEHEAELAVVIGAPGARRADRAAAERAIFGYTCANDVTARDLQRSDGQWTRAKGFDSFCPIGPWITTGLDVRDLEIRCEVGRNPEEMEVRQLGRTKDMVFDVPALVSYISHVMTLLPGDVVLTGTPAGVSPLADGDTVSVRIEGIGELTNPVVPVA from the coding sequence GTGCGTATCGCTCGTTTTGCTCATGCCAAGGGAATGTCGTTCGGGGTCGTCGAGGGGGAGCCGGAGGCCGGCCCGCAGGGGCTGACCATCGCCGAGATCGAGGGTCACCCGTTCGGCTCGATCCAGTTCAGCGGCGCGCGGTGGGCGCTGTCGGACGTCCGGCTGCTCTCGCCGATCCTGCCCAGCAAGGTGGTCTGCGTCGGCCGCAACTACGCCGAGCACGCCGCGGAACACGGCAGTGAGGTGCCGAAGGAGCCGCTGCTGTTCCTGAAACCGTCCACCTCGGTGATCGGCCCCCGGGACGCCATCCGGCTGCCGGTCTTCTCCAAGCAGGTCGAGCACGAGGCCGAGCTCGCCGTCGTGATCGGCGCCCCGGGCGCCCGCCGCGCCGACCGGGCCGCCGCCGAGCGGGCCATCTTCGGCTACACCTGCGCCAACGACGTGACCGCGCGGGACCTCCAGCGCTCCGACGGGCAGTGGACCCGGGCCAAGGGCTTCGACTCGTTCTGCCCGATCGGCCCGTGGATCACCACCGGGCTGGACGTGCGGGACCTGGAGATCCGCTGCGAGGTGGGTCGCAACCCGGAGGAGATGGAGGTACGCCAGCTGGGTCGCACGAAGGACATGGTCTTCGACGTGCCGGCCCTGGTGTCGTACATCTCCCACGTGATGACGTTGCTCCCGGGCGACGTGGTGCTGACCGGCACGCCGGCAGGGGTTAGCCCGCTCGCCGACGGGGATACGGTCAGCGTCCGCATCGAGGGCATCGGGGAACTGACCAACCCGGTGGTCCCGGTCGCATGA
- a CDS encoding RNA degradosome polyphosphate kinase — protein sequence MSTPRKDPASQPSPTDRPQPAQSRNGARRRGPGGRFSRPPHPAVSAEPAGAPPGGAADLAGLQAGAADSAGLEEVLDPAAPTDAPPAADPLPADRFLNRELSWLDFNARVLALAEDPRTPLLERAKFLAIFASNLDEFYMVRVAGLKRRLSAGLPVRGGDRMPLRNQLELISEKAADLVTRHASCFVDDVLPKLAAEDIRIVRWTELDAAERERLRTYFREHIFPVLTPLAVDPAHPFPYISGRSLNLAVAVRDPGGGSELFARVKVPNNVPRFVRVDRERPGVRFLPVEDLISVHLGQLFSGMQVVECHLFRVTRNAEVEVDEDRDEDLLQALERELARRRFGPPVRLEVAASISDHMLELLVRELDMDSHDVLRVRGLLDLSALWQVYGEADRPDLKDPPFVPATHPRLTEGEVPRSVFATLRDGDVLVHHPYHSFATSVQRFVEQAAADPNVLAIKQTLYRTSGDSPIVDALVDAAAAGKQVVVLVELKARFDEVANIGWARTLERAGCHVVYGLVGLKTHCKTALVVRQEGNQIRRYCHIGTGNYHPKTARLYEDFGMLTADPEIGADLTDLFNVLTGYSRQTAYRRLLVAPQGIRSGLIERIEREIAHVRLGMPGLVQFKVNALVDEEITDALYRASRAGVHVDLIIRGMCTLRPGVPGLSENIRVRSILGRFLEHSRVFRFGNNGEAEFWMGSADLMHRNLDRRVEALVQVSDPVARAELDHVLTCAMSPEVDAFELAADGSWTRRTGTDTPLVHLQETLLRRVGGTAG from the coding sequence GTGAGCACCCCTCGCAAGGACCCCGCCAGCCAGCCGTCCCCCACCGACCGACCGCAGCCCGCGCAGTCTCGCAACGGCGCCCGCCGCCGCGGCCCCGGCGGCCGGTTCAGCCGGCCACCGCACCCGGCGGTCTCCGCCGAGCCGGCCGGAGCCCCGCCCGGGGGCGCCGCCGACCTGGCCGGGCTGCAAGCCGGCGCCGCCGACTCGGCCGGCCTGGAAGAGGTCCTCGACCCGGCCGCGCCGACCGACGCGCCACCGGCCGCCGATCCGCTGCCCGCCGACCGGTTCCTCAACCGCGAGCTGTCCTGGCTCGACTTCAACGCCCGGGTGCTGGCGCTGGCCGAGGACCCGCGCACGCCGCTGCTGGAGCGGGCGAAGTTCCTGGCCATCTTCGCCAGCAACCTCGACGAGTTCTACATGGTCCGGGTCGCCGGGCTGAAGCGCCGGCTCTCCGCCGGCCTGCCGGTGCGCGGCGGCGACCGGATGCCGCTGCGCAACCAGCTGGAACTGATCTCCGAGAAGGCCGCCGACCTGGTCACCCGGCACGCCAGCTGCTTCGTCGACGACGTGCTGCCCAAGCTCGCCGCCGAGGACATCCGGATCGTCCGCTGGACCGAGCTGGACGCCGCCGAACGGGAACGGCTGCGCACCTACTTCCGCGAACACATCTTCCCGGTGCTCACCCCCCTCGCCGTGGACCCGGCGCACCCGTTCCCGTACATCTCCGGGCGGTCGTTGAACCTGGCCGTGGCGGTCCGCGACCCGGGCGGCGGGTCGGAGCTGTTCGCCCGGGTGAAGGTGCCCAACAACGTGCCGCGGTTCGTCCGGGTGGACCGGGAACGGCCCGGGGTGCGGTTCCTGCCGGTGGAGGACCTGATCTCGGTGCACCTGGGGCAGCTCTTCTCCGGCATGCAGGTGGTCGAGTGCCACCTGTTCCGGGTCACCCGCAACGCCGAGGTGGAGGTCGACGAGGACCGCGACGAGGACCTGCTCCAGGCTCTGGAACGGGAGCTGGCCCGCCGCCGCTTCGGACCGCCGGTACGCCTCGAGGTCGCCGCCTCCATCTCCGACCACATGCTGGAGCTGCTGGTCCGCGAGCTGGACATGGACAGCCACGACGTGCTGCGGGTCCGCGGCCTGCTCGACCTCTCCGCGCTGTGGCAGGTGTACGGCGAGGCCGACCGCCCCGACCTCAAGGACCCGCCGTTCGTACCGGCCACCCACCCCCGGCTCACCGAGGGCGAGGTGCCGCGCAGCGTCTTCGCCACCCTGCGCGACGGCGACGTGCTGGTGCACCACCCGTACCACTCGTTCGCGACCAGCGTGCAGCGCTTCGTCGAGCAGGCCGCCGCCGACCCGAACGTGCTGGCCATCAAGCAGACCCTCTACCGGACCAGCGGCGACTCCCCGATCGTCGACGCGCTGGTCGACGCGGCCGCCGCCGGCAAGCAGGTGGTGGTGCTGGTGGAGCTGAAGGCCCGCTTCGACGAGGTGGCCAACATCGGCTGGGCGCGCACCCTGGAACGCGCCGGCTGCCACGTCGTCTACGGCCTGGTCGGGTTGAAGACGCACTGCAAGACCGCCCTGGTGGTACGCCAGGAGGGCAACCAGATCCGGCGGTACTGCCACATCGGCACCGGCAACTACCACCCGAAGACGGCCCGGCTGTACGAGGACTTCGGCATGCTCACCGCCGACCCGGAGATCGGCGCCGACCTGACCGACCTGTTCAACGTGCTCACCGGCTACAGCCGGCAGACCGCGTACCGGCGGTTGCTGGTGGCGCCGCAGGGCATCCGCAGCGGCCTGATCGAGCGGATCGAACGGGAGATCGCCCACGTCCGCCTCGGCATGCCGGGGCTGGTGCAGTTCAAGGTGAACGCGCTGGTCGACGAGGAGATCACCGACGCGCTGTACCGGGCCTCCCGGGCCGGCGTGCACGTCGACCTGATCATCCGCGGGATGTGCACGCTGCGTCCCGGCGTACCGGGCCTGTCGGAGAACATCCGGGTCCGGTCCATCCTCGGCCGGTTCCTGGAACACTCGCGTGTCTTCCGGTTCGGCAACAACGGGGAGGCCGAGTTCTGGATGGGCTCGGCGGACCTGATGCACCGCAACCTGGACCGCCGGGTGGAGGCGCTGGTGCAGGTCAGCGACCCGGTCGCCCGGGCCGAACTGGACCACGTGCTGACCTGCGCGATGAGCCCGGAGGTGGACGCGTTCGAGCTGGCCGCCGACGGCAGCTGGACCCGGCGTACCGGCACCGACACGCCCCTGGTGCACCTGCAGGAGACGCTGCTGCGCCGCGTCGGCGGCACGGCCGGCTGA
- a CDS encoding cystathionine gamma-lyase produces MSGTTDAGWGDGTRSVRAGLPDPVPGQPFLPGPVFAAPYHLDPWQGPSAAANGYGRPDNPTRRLLEAAVGELEGGDCRVFASGQAAITGLLLALLRPGDTVVLPADGYFPVRAFATDTLAGIGVRVLFAPTAGPYPSFDGVKLVLVETPANPGLDVVDLAELTARAHAAGALVAVDNTTATPLGQRPLDFGADLVVASGTKALTGHSDLLLGYVATRSAGLLEPLTAWRTVTGAVPGAFDAWLAHRSLATLDLRLGRQSGNAEAVARALSGRPDVTGLRWPGLPEDPAYPVASEQMRRIPGVLSFDLGDAERVARFLDASRLVGAATSFGGLHTTADRRAQWGDDTAPGFVRLSCGVEDPADLVADIVAALDAAGPPPG; encoded by the coding sequence ATGAGCGGGACGACCGACGCGGGGTGGGGGGACGGGACGCGCAGTGTGCGGGCCGGGCTGCCGGATCCGGTGCCGGGCCAGCCGTTCCTGCCGGGCCCGGTCTTCGCCGCGCCGTACCACCTCGACCCGTGGCAGGGCCCGTCGGCGGCGGCCAACGGCTACGGTCGCCCGGACAACCCCACCCGGCGGCTGCTGGAGGCTGCGGTCGGGGAGCTGGAGGGGGGCGACTGCCGGGTCTTCGCCAGCGGGCAGGCGGCCATCACCGGCCTGCTGCTGGCCCTGCTGCGACCCGGTGACACCGTGGTCCTGCCCGCCGACGGCTACTTCCCGGTGCGCGCCTTCGCCACCGACACCCTGGCCGGCATCGGCGTACGGGTGCTGTTCGCCCCGACCGCCGGCCCGTACCCGTCGTTCGACGGGGTGAAGCTGGTCCTGGTGGAGACGCCGGCGAACCCCGGCCTCGACGTGGTCGACCTGGCCGAGCTGACCGCCCGGGCGCACGCCGCCGGGGCGCTGGTCGCCGTCGACAACACCACCGCCACGCCGCTCGGGCAGCGCCCGCTGGACTTCGGCGCGGACCTGGTGGTGGCCTCCGGCACCAAGGCCCTGACCGGGCACTCCGATCTGCTGCTCGGCTATGTCGCCACCCGTTCGGCCGGGTTGCTGGAGCCGTTGACCGCCTGGCGGACCGTCACCGGCGCCGTCCCGGGTGCGTTCGACGCCTGGCTGGCCCACCGTTCGCTGGCCACCCTCGACCTGCGGCTGGGCCGGCAGAGCGGCAACGCCGAGGCGGTGGCCCGGGCCCTGTCCGGGCGTCCCGACGTGACCGGGCTGCGTTGGCCGGGGCTGCCGGAGGATCCGGCGTACCCGGTGGCGTCGGAGCAGATGCGCCGGATCCCGGGGGTGCTCTCCTTCGACCTGGGCGACGCCGAGCGGGTCGCCCGCTTCCTCGACGCGTCCCGGCTGGTCGGCGCCGCCACCTCGTTCGGTGGCCTGCACACCACCGCCGACCGGCGGGCCCAGTGGGGCGACGACACCGCGCCCGGTTTCGTCCGGCTCTCCTGCGGGGTGGAGGACCCGGCCGACCTGGTGGCGGACATCGTCGCCGCGCTGGACGCAGCCGGCCCGCCCCCGGGCTGA
- a CDS encoding CYTH and CHAD domain-containing protein, which produces MVEEERKYEVADDFVLPDLSPVAPAGGAVRTVPPVTLVASYVDTADLRLARAGVSLRHREGDALPWTVKLPTGAQGVRHEISRPGPPGEPPAELAALVTVHARGAALGPVAVVRTVRDAYEVCGRDGAVLAEVVDDRVTVLDAAGRTTDAFRELEVERKAGDRALLDDVGAALEGAGARGGAFVPKHVRALGPRAQEPADLVAPAGLPAVPTAGEVAVEAVRDGVARILANDPLVRLRAPVGDDDSAVHKMRVGCRRLRSALRTFRRLLEREQVRPLRAELTWLGEVLGAARDAEVLRERLRRTASADPTCPVPPEPVDALDAALAARQEAALAAVDTALRSPRYLALVDALVSAAGEPRLRARAARPARKALPKLVAKPWRTLTEQAPALAPDGPDDEWHAVRKAAKQARYAVRAVAPVAGADARKLGRALARVQDLLGEHQDAAVAGRTWVALAAEHPDGHGLAVAAGRLLERERGSVRRARTDFPAAWRRAGRRSRTRWLP; this is translated from the coding sequence ATGGTCGAGGAGGAACGCAAGTACGAGGTGGCCGACGACTTCGTGCTGCCGGACCTGTCCCCCGTGGCGCCCGCCGGCGGCGCGGTGCGGACCGTGCCACCGGTGACCCTGGTCGCGAGCTACGTCGACACCGCGGACCTGCGGCTGGCCCGGGCCGGTGTCTCGCTGCGGCACCGGGAGGGTGACGCGCTGCCGTGGACGGTGAAGCTGCCGACCGGCGCCCAGGGGGTGCGGCACGAGATCTCCCGACCCGGCCCGCCCGGTGAGCCGCCGGCCGAGCTGGCCGCTCTGGTCACCGTGCACGCCCGGGGCGCCGCGCTGGGTCCGGTGGCGGTGGTGCGAACCGTGCGGGACGCGTACGAGGTGTGCGGGCGCGACGGCGCGGTACTGGCCGAGGTGGTCGACGACCGGGTGACGGTGCTCGACGCCGCGGGGCGGACCACCGACGCGTTCCGCGAGCTGGAGGTGGAACGCAAGGCCGGTGACCGGGCACTGCTCGACGACGTGGGTGCGGCGCTGGAGGGCGCCGGGGCGCGGGGCGGGGCGTTCGTCCCCAAGCACGTCCGCGCGCTCGGCCCACGGGCGCAGGAGCCCGCCGATCTGGTGGCCCCGGCCGGGTTGCCGGCGGTGCCGACCGCCGGGGAGGTGGCCGTCGAGGCGGTCCGCGACGGGGTGGCCCGGATCCTGGCGAACGACCCGCTGGTGCGGCTGCGTGCCCCGGTCGGCGACGACGACAGCGCCGTACACAAGATGCGGGTGGGCTGCCGGCGGCTCCGCAGCGCCCTGCGGACGTTCCGCCGGCTGCTGGAACGGGAGCAGGTCCGGCCGCTGCGCGCCGAGCTGACGTGGCTGGGCGAGGTGCTCGGTGCGGCCCGGGACGCCGAGGTGCTGCGGGAGCGGCTTCGGCGTACCGCCTCGGCCGACCCCACCTGCCCGGTGCCGCCGGAGCCGGTGGACGCCCTGGACGCGGCCCTCGCGGCCCGCCAGGAGGCGGCGCTGGCCGCCGTGGACACGGCCCTGCGGTCCCCGCGCTACCTGGCGCTGGTCGACGCGCTGGTGTCGGCCGCCGGGGAGCCCCGGCTGCGGGCCCGGGCGGCCCGGCCGGCACGCAAGGCGCTGCCGAAGCTGGTCGCCAAGCCGTGGCGGACGCTGACCGAGCAGGCCCCGGCGCTGGCCCCGGACGGCCCGGACGACGAGTGGCACGCGGTCCGCAAGGCCGCCAAGCAGGCCCGGTACGCCGTCAGGGCGGTGGCGCCGGTGGCCGGCGCGGACGCCCGCAAGCTGGGCCGGGCGCTGGCCCGGGTGCAGGACCTGCTCGGCGAGCACCAGGACGCGGCGGTGGCCGGCCGGACCTGGGTGGCGCTGGCGGCCGAACACCCGGACGGCCACGGCCTGGCCGTGGCCGCGGGGCGTTTGCTGGAACGGGAACGCGGATCGGTACGCCGGGCCCGCACCGACTTCCCGGCGGCCTGGCGGCGGGCCGGCCGCAGGAGCCGGACCCGATGGCTGCCGTGA